A DNA window from Hoplias malabaricus isolate fHopMal1 chromosome 5, fHopMal1.hap1, whole genome shotgun sequence contains the following coding sequences:
- the si:ch73-290k24.5 gene encoding F-box only protein 41 isoform X2 gives MSTTTDRSMQCPDCGEVRDFGDHNCKKICLTPRRKSEGAVVALSAQRQCVSLGRSPISQPLRLELLDALSLASSAAIPLGQLIVGRRSDTPSSQSPLMTMAVSTAGRPEQALTQLSVPWLGRLALEARLQQLALDVQQRVSARMRALQEEVKRRSVEVRRARRESERMEREKREAEERAAELTRQVDVSVEMLASLRQELMDREEELNLKHQEVCELDRFVRETAFREASAKLRLQSFIEDLLERAERAEKQLQNLHTLTHTPTDISSPHGPLTPRGPPHQRSYSVSGMSRCCYSQYDRKRSPVPRCGEGRMRTLSVGSGGCEVDWEGAPCALEAQYYHVLCAELQGPQRAPPSPCWSPHTQPGTEGDSDSWSIYTADSQEDLHPRRRYRTYSKTEHSPFHHHHDDRPAESMMRSERMRMRAWLFCVFTYLDTRSLLTTAQVCRDWWSVARHPAVWTRVTLENARISSKFMVTMSQWCSQTQSLILQNLKPRSRNRKESKEEYQRSTRGWLEVGLEAVLKSAGRSLMSLTISHCPNVLTDRSLWLVSCHCRALRSLTYRSSSDPVGQEVIWALGAGCRDITSLHIAPLQPCQQPSRFSNRCLQTIGRCWPNLRQVGVGGASCGIQGLASLARNCSGLCVLELDHMSEINQEGAAELCREGLQQIHTLIFKSTPVTAKAILHFNSVCVKLKNIAVQMNIADYFEDAESEDAKRLFDEIVNNLQALRKRPGLCDILQIKVDRP, from the exons ATGTCAACCACAACTGACCGGTCAATGCAGTGTCCTGACTGTGGCGAGGTGAGGGATTTTGGAGACCACAACTGTAAGAAGATCTGTCTGACCCCCAGGCGGAAATCAGAAGGGGCTGTGGTGGCCCTCTCTGCCCAGAGACAATGCGTTTCTCTGGGGAGAAGTCCCATCAGCCAGCCTTTGCGTCTGGAGCTCCTGGATGCTCTGAGCCTGGCCTCTTCAGCTGCAATTCCTCTGGGTCAGCTCATCGTTGGCAGACGCTCTGACACACCGTCGTCTCAGTCTCCGCTGATGACCATGGCTGTGTCCACTGCAGGGCGGCCAGAGCAGGCCCTGACCCAGCTGAGTGTGCCCTGGCTGGGACGGCTGGCTCTAGAGGCCCGGCTGCAGCAGCTGGCTCTGGACGTCCAGCAGAGAGTGAGTGCCCGCATGAGGGCGCTGCAGGAAGAGGTGAAGAGAAGGAGCGTGGAGGTGAGGAGGGCGaggagggagagcgagaggatggagagagagaagcgtGAGGCCGAGGAGAGGGCGGCTGAGCTGACCCGGCAGGTGGACGTTTCGGTGGAGATGCTGGCCAGCCTGAGGCAGGAGCTGATGGACAGGGAGGAAGAACTCAACCTCAAACatca gGAGGTCTGTGAGTTGGACAGGTTTGTGAGAGAGACTGCTTTCAGAGAAGCGAGTGCTAAGTTGCGTCTGCAGAGCTTCATAGAGGATTTActggagagagcagagagagcagagaaacaGCTGCAGAACctacacaccctcacacacacccccactgACATCTCATCACCTCATGGACCACTCacccccagaggaccaccacaccAG AGGAGCTacagtgtgtcagggatgtCCAGGTGCTGTTACTCACAGTATGACCGCAAGCGTAGTCCGGTACCCAG GTGCGGTGAAGGCAGGATGCGTACCCTCTCCGTGGGCTCTGGAGGATGTGAAGTGGATTGGGAAGGTGCTCCGTGTGCCCTGGAGGCGCAGTATTATCATGTGCTGTGTGCAGAGCTCCAAGGGCCTCAGAGGGCCCCTCCGTCTCCCTGCTGgagtccacacacacagccaggcACTGAGGGAGACTCAGACAGCTGGTCCATCTATACCGCTGACTCACAGGAAGATCTTCACCCACGCAGACGCTACAGGACATACAGTAAAACAG AACACTCCCCCTTCCACCATCACCATGACGACAGACCTGCTGAATCAATGATGCGCTCAGAGCGAATGAGGATGAGGGCGTGGCTTTTCTGTGTCTTCACTTACCTGGACACACGCTCACTCCTCACCactgcacag gtATGTAGAGATTGGTGGAGTGTTGCCCGTCACCCTGCAGTATGGACCAGAGTAACTCTAGAGAATGCTCGAATCTCATCCAAG tttaTGGTGACTATGTCTCAGTGGtgcagtcagacacagtcactgaTTCTGCAAAACCTCAAACCTCGTTCACGCAACAGGAAAGAGAGTAAAGAGGAGTATCAGAGGAGTACAAG GGGCTGGCTAGAGGTGGGCTTGGAGGCGGTGCTAAAGTCCGCAGGGCGGAGCCTCATGTCTCTGACCATCTCTCACTGCCCCAACGTTCTGACGGACAGGTCACTGTGGCTGGTTAGCTGCCACTGCAGAGCACTGCGCTCACTTACATACAG GAGCTCGTCGGATCCGGTCGGTCAGGAGGTGATCTGGGCTTTAGGAGCAGGGTGTAGAGACATCACCAGCTTACACATAGCACCTCTACAGCCATG TCAGCAGCCCAGTCGCTTCAGTAATCGCTGCTTGCAGACGATTGGTCGCTGCTGGCCGAACCTGCGTCAGGTGGGAGTGGGCGGAGCCAGCTGTGGCATTCAGGGACTGGCCTCTTTGG CCAGGAACTGCTCAGGTTTGTGTGTGCTGGAGCTGGACCACATGAGTGAGATCAATCAGGAGGGGGCAGCAGAGCTGTGCAGAGAAGGGCTGCAGCAGATCCACACACTCATTTTCAAATCCACACCCGTCACTGCTAAAGCCATATTGCATTTTAACa GTGTTTGTGTAAAACTGAAAAACATTGCGGTCCAGATGAACATTGCAGACTACTTTGAGGATGCTGAGAGTGAGGACGCTAAGAGGCTGTTTGATGAGATCGTCAACAACCTGCAG GCTCTGCGAAAGAGACCTGGTCTGTGTGATATCCTTCAGATAAAGGTGGACAGACCATGA
- the si:ch73-290k24.5 gene encoding F-box only protein 41 isoform X1 — protein MSTTTDRSMQCPDCGEVRDFGDHNCKKICLTPRRKSEGAVVALSAQRQCVSLGRSPISQPLRLELLDALSLASSAAIPLGQLIVGRRSDTPSSQSPLMTMAVSTAGRPEQALTQLSVPWLGRLALEARLQQLALDVQQRVSARMRALQEEVKRRSVEVRRARRESERMEREKREAEERAAELTRQVDVSVEMLASLRQELMDREEELNLKHQEVCELDRFVRETAFREASAKLRLQSFIEDLLERAERAEKQLQNLHTLTHTPTDISSPHGPLTPRGPPHQQRSYSVSGMSRCCYSQYDRKRSPVPRCGEGRMRTLSVGSGGCEVDWEGAPCALEAQYYHVLCAELQGPQRAPPSPCWSPHTQPGTEGDSDSWSIYTADSQEDLHPRRRYRTYSKTEHSPFHHHHDDRPAESMMRSERMRMRAWLFCVFTYLDTRSLLTTAQVCRDWWSVARHPAVWTRVTLENARISSKFMVTMSQWCSQTQSLILQNLKPRSRNRKESKEEYQRSTRGWLEVGLEAVLKSAGRSLMSLTISHCPNVLTDRSLWLVSCHCRALRSLTYRSSSDPVGQEVIWALGAGCRDITSLHIAPLQPCQQPSRFSNRCLQTIGRCWPNLRQVGVGGASCGIQGLASLARNCSGLCVLELDHMSEINQEGAAELCREGLQQIHTLIFKSTPVTAKAILHFNSVCVKLKNIAVQMNIADYFEDAESEDAKRLFDEIVNNLQALRKRPGLCDILQIKVDRP, from the exons ATGTCAACCACAACTGACCGGTCAATGCAGTGTCCTGACTGTGGCGAGGTGAGGGATTTTGGAGACCACAACTGTAAGAAGATCTGTCTGACCCCCAGGCGGAAATCAGAAGGGGCTGTGGTGGCCCTCTCTGCCCAGAGACAATGCGTTTCTCTGGGGAGAAGTCCCATCAGCCAGCCTTTGCGTCTGGAGCTCCTGGATGCTCTGAGCCTGGCCTCTTCAGCTGCAATTCCTCTGGGTCAGCTCATCGTTGGCAGACGCTCTGACACACCGTCGTCTCAGTCTCCGCTGATGACCATGGCTGTGTCCACTGCAGGGCGGCCAGAGCAGGCCCTGACCCAGCTGAGTGTGCCCTGGCTGGGACGGCTGGCTCTAGAGGCCCGGCTGCAGCAGCTGGCTCTGGACGTCCAGCAGAGAGTGAGTGCCCGCATGAGGGCGCTGCAGGAAGAGGTGAAGAGAAGGAGCGTGGAGGTGAGGAGGGCGaggagggagagcgagaggatggagagagagaagcgtGAGGCCGAGGAGAGGGCGGCTGAGCTGACCCGGCAGGTGGACGTTTCGGTGGAGATGCTGGCCAGCCTGAGGCAGGAGCTGATGGACAGGGAGGAAGAACTCAACCTCAAACatca gGAGGTCTGTGAGTTGGACAGGTTTGTGAGAGAGACTGCTTTCAGAGAAGCGAGTGCTAAGTTGCGTCTGCAGAGCTTCATAGAGGATTTActggagagagcagagagagcagagaaacaGCTGCAGAACctacacaccctcacacacacccccactgACATCTCATCACCTCATGGACCACTCacccccagaggaccaccacaccAG CAGAGGAGCTacagtgtgtcagggatgtCCAGGTGCTGTTACTCACAGTATGACCGCAAGCGTAGTCCGGTACCCAG GTGCGGTGAAGGCAGGATGCGTACCCTCTCCGTGGGCTCTGGAGGATGTGAAGTGGATTGGGAAGGTGCTCCGTGTGCCCTGGAGGCGCAGTATTATCATGTGCTGTGTGCAGAGCTCCAAGGGCCTCAGAGGGCCCCTCCGTCTCCCTGCTGgagtccacacacacagccaggcACTGAGGGAGACTCAGACAGCTGGTCCATCTATACCGCTGACTCACAGGAAGATCTTCACCCACGCAGACGCTACAGGACATACAGTAAAACAG AACACTCCCCCTTCCACCATCACCATGACGACAGACCTGCTGAATCAATGATGCGCTCAGAGCGAATGAGGATGAGGGCGTGGCTTTTCTGTGTCTTCACTTACCTGGACACACGCTCACTCCTCACCactgcacag gtATGTAGAGATTGGTGGAGTGTTGCCCGTCACCCTGCAGTATGGACCAGAGTAACTCTAGAGAATGCTCGAATCTCATCCAAG tttaTGGTGACTATGTCTCAGTGGtgcagtcagacacagtcactgaTTCTGCAAAACCTCAAACCTCGTTCACGCAACAGGAAAGAGAGTAAAGAGGAGTATCAGAGGAGTACAAG GGGCTGGCTAGAGGTGGGCTTGGAGGCGGTGCTAAAGTCCGCAGGGCGGAGCCTCATGTCTCTGACCATCTCTCACTGCCCCAACGTTCTGACGGACAGGTCACTGTGGCTGGTTAGCTGCCACTGCAGAGCACTGCGCTCACTTACATACAG GAGCTCGTCGGATCCGGTCGGTCAGGAGGTGATCTGGGCTTTAGGAGCAGGGTGTAGAGACATCACCAGCTTACACATAGCACCTCTACAGCCATG TCAGCAGCCCAGTCGCTTCAGTAATCGCTGCTTGCAGACGATTGGTCGCTGCTGGCCGAACCTGCGTCAGGTGGGAGTGGGCGGAGCCAGCTGTGGCATTCAGGGACTGGCCTCTTTGG CCAGGAACTGCTCAGGTTTGTGTGTGCTGGAGCTGGACCACATGAGTGAGATCAATCAGGAGGGGGCAGCAGAGCTGTGCAGAGAAGGGCTGCAGCAGATCCACACACTCATTTTCAAATCCACACCCGTCACTGCTAAAGCCATATTGCATTTTAACa GTGTTTGTGTAAAACTGAAAAACATTGCGGTCCAGATGAACATTGCAGACTACTTTGAGGATGCTGAGAGTGAGGACGCTAAGAGGCTGTTTGATGAGATCGTCAACAACCTGCAG GCTCTGCGAAAGAGACCTGGTCTGTGTGATATCCTTCAGATAAAGGTGGACAGACCATGA
- the LOC136696756 gene encoding serine/threonine-protein kinase DCLK2-like isoform X2 — protein MALSRSVELEHFDERDKVRRTARASGTAATGTSTGSPSGSRASSLAPSPAHSANCSFYRTRTLRALTSEKRARKVRFYRNGDRYFTGLVYAVSTDRCRSLDALFAELTRALADSLHLPQGVRAIYTVDGAKKIANLDELLEGESYVCASNEPYKKVDYNKNVNPNWGSRMAGSGFGTGRQGSGGGQSRESKDFIKPKLVTVIRSGVKPRKAVRILLNKKTAHSFEQVLADITEAIKLDSGAVKKLYTLDGKQLTSLQDFFGDDDVFIACGLEKFRYAQDDAAIGHTGKPSPAAFVNECKMKTSKSSAPIKLAGPKIPDVTRSKSPLSGSDVTEGQTPTVKSAPTSPGSKRSLKISSRHVSPSPPPSGELNGAEDLSPEVNGNKVQSSIITEKYKVGKVIGDGNFAVVKECVERATGQEYALKIIDKAKCSGKEHLIANEVAILRRVRHPSIIMLIEEVDTPTELYLVMELVKGGDLFDAITSSTKYTERDASAMVYNLTGALRYLHRMSIVHRDIKPENLLVCEYPDGTKSLKLGDFGLATVVEGPLYTVCGTPTYVAPEIIAETGYGLKVDIWAAGVITYILLCGFPPFRSERNQQEELFEQILLGRLEFPSPYWDNISASAKDLIGKMLQVNVSARFTAEDILGHPWVLDEAALENNVTCETPDTEHTGDSTATEAQSKAQHRRR, from the exons ATGGCGCTGAGCCGCAGCGTGGAGCTCGAGCACTTCGATGAGCGCGATAAAGTGCGGCGTACGGCGCGCGCTTCAGGCACCGCCGCCACCGGCACCAGCACCGGCTCTCCGAGCGGCTCTCGCGCCAGCAGCCTGGCGCCCAGTCCCGCGCACAGCGCCAACTGCAGCTTCTACCGCACGCGCACTCTGCGCGCCCTCACCTCAGAGAAGCGCGCGCGCAAGGTGCGCTTCTATCGGAACGGGGACCGCTACTTCACGGGGCTCGTGTACGCCGTGTCCACGGACCGCTGCCGCTCGCTGGACGCGCTGTTCGCCGAGCTGACGCGCGCGCTCGCCGACAGCTTGCACCTGCCGCAGGGAGTGCGCGCGATCTACACCGTGGACGGAGCGAAGAAGATCGCGAACCTCGACGAGCTGTTGGAGG GTGAGAGCTATGTCTGTGCATCTAATGAACCCTACAAGAAGGTGGACTACAATAAGAACGTGAACCCTAACTGGGGCTCTCGGATGGCTGGGTCAGGGTTTGGGACTGGACGGCAGGGTTCAGGTGGCGGTCAGAGCAGGGAGAGTAAAGACTTCATCAAACCAAAGTTGGTGACTGTAATCCGCAGCGGGGTGAAGCCGCGGAAGGCCGTCAGGATCCTGCTGAACAAAAAGACGGCTCACTCATTCGAGCAGGTGCTGGCTGACATCACCGAAGCCATTAaactggactctggagctgtgaagAAGCTCTACACACTAGATGGGAagcag CTGACAAGTCTTCAGGATTTTTTCGGAGACGACGATGTGTTCATCGCGTGTGGTCTGGAGAAGTTCCGTTATGCCCAGGATGACGCAGCTATTGGACATACAGGAAAACCTTCGCCTGCTGCCTTCGTTAACg AGTGTAAGATGAAAACATCAAAGTCATCGGCTCCCATTAAATTGGCTGGTCCCAAAATCCCCGACGTGACCAGGTCAAAATCTCCACTGTCAG ggagTGATGTTACAGAAGGTCAGACCCCAACGGTAAAATCAGCTCCCACTAGTCCAGGAAGTAAGCGAAGTCTGAAG ATCTCTTCCCGCCATGTTtctccctcccctcccccctctgggGAACTGAACGGAGCAGAAGACCTGAGCCCAGaag tGAATGGGAATAAAGTGCAGTCCTCCATTATCACAGAAAAATACAAAGTGGGAAAAGTCATTGGAGATGGAAATTTTGCTGTGGTTAAAGAATGCGTGGAGAG ggccACTGGGCAGGAATATGCTCTGAAGATCATAGACAAGGCCAAATGCAGTGGGAAG GAGCACCTTATAGCCAATGAGGTGGCAATACTGCGACGTGTCCGGCACCCCAGTATCATCATGCTCATCGAGGAGGTGGACACTCCTACTGAGCTCTACTTGGTCATGGAGCTGGTtaag GGAGGAGATCTGTTTGATGCCATCACCTCTTCCACAAAGTATACAGAAAGAGATGCCAGTGCTATGGTCTACAATCTGACTGGAGCTCTCAGATACCTGCACCGCATGAGCATAGTGCACCGAGATATTAAACCAGAGAACCTgctg gtgtgtgaatATCCAGATGGTACAAAGTCTCTGAAACTGGGGGACTTTGGCCTTGCCACTGTAGTGGAGGGACCACTGTATACCGTCTGTGGAACACCTACCTACGTTGCACCAGAGATTATTGCAGAGACAGG GTATGGCTTAAAGGTGGATATTTGGGCAGCAGGGGTGATCACATACATCctgctgtgtgggtttcctccattcCGCAGTGAGAGGAACCAGCAGGAGGAGCTGTTTGAGCAGATTTTATTGGGCAGACTGGAGTTCCCCTCACCATACTGGGACAACATCAGCGCCAGCGCCAAG GATCTGATTGGCAAGATGCTTCAGGTGAATGTGAGTGCGCGCTTCACAGCAGAGGATATCTTGGGACATCCATGGGTTCTG GACGAAGCTGCACTGGAGAACAATGTGACATGTGAGACACCAGACACCGAACACACAGGCGACAGTACAGCAACAGAAGCACAG AGCAAAGCTCAACATAGACGGAGATAA
- the LOC136696756 gene encoding serine/threonine-protein kinase DCLK2-like isoform X1, producing the protein MALSRSVELEHFDERDKVRRTARASGTAATGTSTGSPSGSRASSLAPSPAHSANCSFYRTRTLRALTSEKRARKVRFYRNGDRYFTGLVYAVSTDRCRSLDALFAELTRALADSLHLPQGVRAIYTVDGAKKIANLDELLEGESYVCASNEPYKKVDYNKNVNPNWGSRMAGSGFGTGRQGSGGGQSRESKDFIKPKLVTVIRSGVKPRKAVRILLNKKTAHSFEQVLADITEAIKLDSGAVKKLYTLDGKQLTSLQDFFGDDDVFIACGLEKFRYAQDDAAIGHTGKPSPAAFVNECKMKTSKSSAPIKLAGPKIPDVTRSKSPLSGSDVTEGQTPTVKSAPTSPGSKRSLKISSRHVSPSPPPSGELNGAEDLSPEVNGNKVQSSIITEKYKVGKVIGDGNFAVVKECVERATGQEYALKIIDKAKCSGKEHLIANEVAILRRVRHPSIIMLIEEVDTPTELYLVMELVKGGDLFDAITSSTKYTERDASAMVYNLTGALRYLHRMSIVHRDIKPENLLVCEYPDGTKSLKLGDFGLATVVEGPLYTVCGTPTYVAPEIIAETGYGLKVDIWAAGVITYILLCGFPPFRSERNQQEELFEQILLGRLEFPSPYWDNISASAKDLIGKMLQVNVSARFTAEDILGHPWVLDEAALENNVTCETPDTEHTGDSTATEAQLDQLQGNEQSST; encoded by the exons ATGGCGCTGAGCCGCAGCGTGGAGCTCGAGCACTTCGATGAGCGCGATAAAGTGCGGCGTACGGCGCGCGCTTCAGGCACCGCCGCCACCGGCACCAGCACCGGCTCTCCGAGCGGCTCTCGCGCCAGCAGCCTGGCGCCCAGTCCCGCGCACAGCGCCAACTGCAGCTTCTACCGCACGCGCACTCTGCGCGCCCTCACCTCAGAGAAGCGCGCGCGCAAGGTGCGCTTCTATCGGAACGGGGACCGCTACTTCACGGGGCTCGTGTACGCCGTGTCCACGGACCGCTGCCGCTCGCTGGACGCGCTGTTCGCCGAGCTGACGCGCGCGCTCGCCGACAGCTTGCACCTGCCGCAGGGAGTGCGCGCGATCTACACCGTGGACGGAGCGAAGAAGATCGCGAACCTCGACGAGCTGTTGGAGG GTGAGAGCTATGTCTGTGCATCTAATGAACCCTACAAGAAGGTGGACTACAATAAGAACGTGAACCCTAACTGGGGCTCTCGGATGGCTGGGTCAGGGTTTGGGACTGGACGGCAGGGTTCAGGTGGCGGTCAGAGCAGGGAGAGTAAAGACTTCATCAAACCAAAGTTGGTGACTGTAATCCGCAGCGGGGTGAAGCCGCGGAAGGCCGTCAGGATCCTGCTGAACAAAAAGACGGCTCACTCATTCGAGCAGGTGCTGGCTGACATCACCGAAGCCATTAaactggactctggagctgtgaagAAGCTCTACACACTAGATGGGAagcag CTGACAAGTCTTCAGGATTTTTTCGGAGACGACGATGTGTTCATCGCGTGTGGTCTGGAGAAGTTCCGTTATGCCCAGGATGACGCAGCTATTGGACATACAGGAAAACCTTCGCCTGCTGCCTTCGTTAACg AGTGTAAGATGAAAACATCAAAGTCATCGGCTCCCATTAAATTGGCTGGTCCCAAAATCCCCGACGTGACCAGGTCAAAATCTCCACTGTCAG ggagTGATGTTACAGAAGGTCAGACCCCAACGGTAAAATCAGCTCCCACTAGTCCAGGAAGTAAGCGAAGTCTGAAG ATCTCTTCCCGCCATGTTtctccctcccctcccccctctgggGAACTGAACGGAGCAGAAGACCTGAGCCCAGaag tGAATGGGAATAAAGTGCAGTCCTCCATTATCACAGAAAAATACAAAGTGGGAAAAGTCATTGGAGATGGAAATTTTGCTGTGGTTAAAGAATGCGTGGAGAG ggccACTGGGCAGGAATATGCTCTGAAGATCATAGACAAGGCCAAATGCAGTGGGAAG GAGCACCTTATAGCCAATGAGGTGGCAATACTGCGACGTGTCCGGCACCCCAGTATCATCATGCTCATCGAGGAGGTGGACACTCCTACTGAGCTCTACTTGGTCATGGAGCTGGTtaag GGAGGAGATCTGTTTGATGCCATCACCTCTTCCACAAAGTATACAGAAAGAGATGCCAGTGCTATGGTCTACAATCTGACTGGAGCTCTCAGATACCTGCACCGCATGAGCATAGTGCACCGAGATATTAAACCAGAGAACCTgctg gtgtgtgaatATCCAGATGGTACAAAGTCTCTGAAACTGGGGGACTTTGGCCTTGCCACTGTAGTGGAGGGACCACTGTATACCGTCTGTGGAACACCTACCTACGTTGCACCAGAGATTATTGCAGAGACAGG GTATGGCTTAAAGGTGGATATTTGGGCAGCAGGGGTGATCACATACATCctgctgtgtgggtttcctccattcCGCAGTGAGAGGAACCAGCAGGAGGAGCTGTTTGAGCAGATTTTATTGGGCAGACTGGAGTTCCCCTCACCATACTGGGACAACATCAGCGCCAGCGCCAAG GATCTGATTGGCAAGATGCTTCAGGTGAATGTGAGTGCGCGCTTCACAGCAGAGGATATCTTGGGACATCCATGGGTTCTG GACGAAGCTGCACTGGAGAACAATGTGACATGTGAGACACCAGACACCGAACACACAGGCGACAGTACAGCAACAGAAGCACAG TTGGATCAACTGCAAGGCAACG AGCAAAGCTCAACATAG